DNA sequence from the Pseudomonas fluorescens Q2-87 genome:
CTGGCCAATCATGTCGTGGCCGGCCATGATGATCGGGATCGATTGCTGCTGAATAGCCGAAGGTTCTTCGTAGCCGGTCGCAGCGACAGCGGCAAGAATATTCGGATTGAGATTAAAAGCGGCGAAGCCGCCGGTTTCCTGGGTCATGGGTCTGCCTCTAAGTGCATCCGCAAAGACCCATGCTCCAAAGCTGCGCATGCCGTGTTGAGACTCAAGAGTCGCCCTGGCTGCTTTGTCGGCGGGGATTTGCGAAAACGAATGAATGAAAAAAGAACGTCCTGGAAGCATCCGTTGTGCGGACATGCAACCGAAGCTGACTTCGGGGAATTGCGCTACCTTGACGCGGCCCGGCTAAAGGCCGGCGCGCACTATACCGGAATTCGCCCAAAAAGGGAGCTTTTTTTATCGCCAGACCTCGTTATGGGGCTCGTTGTCCTGGGCCTTGGGACAGTTGGCTAAAACGGTTCACCTTGCGGCGGCTTCCCCTGTGGTCATCAGGTTTCTTGGCTTCCCTGATCAAGTCGCCGGGCGAATGGCCTTGATCAATGACTGCAACGAATAGCCCAGTCGTGGCGCCAACGCCTCGGCCCTGGCGACCAGCCCTTGCAGATCAAGCATCTGATCCAGATCCGCCGGCACGATCAGGATCACGTTGCCCTCCTTCACCGGCAGTTCCCAATAGTGCCGGTGGTACAAGCCACGCAGCAACGCGGCCCCCAACGGTTTGCCATCATCGGTGGCCCATTGGTTGATCACCAGCCAGCCGCCTGGATTTAGGCGTTTCTGACAGTTTTCCAGGAAGCCCCAGGCCAGGTGCCCGACGCCCGGGCCGACATCGGTATATAGGTCAACGAAGATCAAATCCGCGGATTCGGCGGTTTCGAGCAGTTCCAGCGCATCGCCGACGCGGATATACAGCCTCGGGTCGTCATCCAGCCCCAGGTATTCAATGGCCAGGCGCGGCACGTCTGGACGCAGCTCGATGGCTTCGACATCTTCCAGCGGCAGGAACTTCAGGCAGGCCTGAGTCAGCGTCCCCGCGCCCAAGCCAAGGAACAAGGCACTCTCAGGCTGTTCATGACACAACGCACCGATGAGCATGGCGCGGGTGTAATCGTATTCGAGCCAGCTCGGATCCGCCGTGAACACGCAGCTTTGCTCGATGGCATCGCCGAACTCGAGAAACCGGTAATCGGCCACTTCGAAGACTCGGATCATGCCGAACTCGTCGTGCACCTCGGCGAGCAGACGCTCGTCGCGCTCCTCTGTCATTTCGTCTCCTGATAACTGCCGGACGGGTTGCGGCACCGCGCTGGACCCGCACGCCAACCGGGCAAAGGTGCGATTGTCCGCGAAGCGACGCAAACAGGTCACGCACTAATTGCTGATAACATGGCCCTCCGAGCGTAAATCACCTAGAGATCATGATGAGCCAACCCTGGAGCCCTGACAGCTGGCGTGCCCTGCCGATCCAGCAACAACCCCGCTACCCTGATGCCGCGCACCTGCTGCAGGTGGAGCAGACCCTGGCCAGTTATCCGCCGTTGGTGTTCGCCGGTGAGGCCCGGGAGTTGCGCCGTCAGTTCGCCGAGGTAACCCAGGGCCGGGCCTTCCTGCTTCAGGGCGGCGATTGTGCCGAAAGCTTTGCCGAGTTCTCGGCGGCGAAGATTCGCGACACCTTCAAGGTCTTGCTGCAAATGGCGATCGTCATGACCTTTGCCGCCGGCTGCCCGGTGGTCAAGGTCGGGCGCATGGCCGGACAGTTCGCCAAGCCGCGCTCGGCCAACGACGAAACCATCGACGGTGTGACATTGCCGGCCTACCGGGGCGACATCGTCAACGGTATCGGTTTCGACGAAAAAAGCCGCGTACCGGACCCTGAGCGGTTGTTGCAGTCCTACCACCAGTCCACCGCCACGCTGAACCTGTTGCGCGCTTTCGCCCAAGGCGGGTTCGCCGATCTGCACCAGGTGCACAAGTGGAACCTGGATTTCATCGCCAATTCAGCCCTGGCGGAAAAATACAGCCACCTGGCCGACCGCATCGATGAAACCCTGGCCTTCATGCGTGCCTGCGGCATGGACAGCTCGCCGCAATTGCGCGAAACCAGTTTTTTTACCGCCCACGAAGCGCTGCTGCTCAATTACGAAGAAGCCTTTGTGCGCCGTGACAGCCTGACCAACGATTATTACGACTGCTCGGCCCACATGCTGTGGATTGGCGACCGCACCCGTCAACTGGACGGCGCCCATGTCGAATTCCTGCGCGGGGTGAACAACCCGATCGGGGTCAAGGTCGGCCCGAGCATGGACCCTGACGACCTGATCCGCCTGATCGATGTGCTCAACCCGGACAACGACCCGGGCCGACTGAACCTCATCGCGCGGATGGGCGCCAACAAGGTCGGCGACCATCTGCCGCCGCTGTTGCGGGCCGTGCAGCGTGAAGGCCGGCAGGTGCTGTGGAGCTCCGACCCGATGCACGGCAATACGATCAAGGCCAGCAGCGGCTACAAGACCCGGGACTTCGCGCAGATCCTTGGCGAAGTGAAGCAGTTCTTCCAGGTCCACGAAGCCGAAGGCACCTATGCCGGCGGGATTCACATCGAAATGACAGGGCAGAACGTCACCGAGTGCATCGGCGGTGCCCGGCCGATCACCGAGGACGGGCTGTCGGACCGCTACCACACCCACTGCGACCCGCGGATGAATGCCGATCAGTCGCTGGAGTTGGCGTTCCTGATTGCCGAGACGTTGAAGCAGGTTCGACGGTAAATCGTTCAGTTTGCAGCGACTGAACCACCGCCTTCGCGAGCAAGCCCGCTCCCACAGTTGATCGGCGATGAATATGATTTGTGTGTTCGACCCGGTCTACTGTGGGAGCGGGCTTGCTCGCGAAGAGGCCCGCTCAGTCACCACCGATCTGGGCCAACGCCAACGCCAACCGAACCCCACCCACCCGCTGGCAATTGAGCTGAACCCGCTCCAGCCCCAGCCAATCGGCCATGCGCCGCAGATTGATCGCCAAGGCCTGCACCCCCTCCTCGTCCAGCCCCGGCTCTTCCTCGTGCACCGCATGCACCGCCAACCGACCCAAGGCCCGCTCCGCCCGCAGGTCCACCCGTGCCGCGATGCGTTCATTGTGCAGGAACGGCAACACGTAATAGCCGTAAACCCGCTTGTGAGCGGGGGTGTAGATCTCCAGCCGATAGCGGAAATCAAACAGCCGCTCGGTGCGGCTGCGCTCCCAGACCAGCGAGTCGAAGGGTGACAACAAGGCACTGGCCGCCACTTTGCGGGGGATTTTCGCAGCGGGTCGACACCAGGCGGGTTGCTTCCAGCCCTGCACCTCGCAGCGCAGCAGTTCACCGGCCTCCTCCAACTCGGCCAGCCGCCCACGGCTGTCGGCAGGATCCAGGCGAAAGTAATCGCGCAAATCTTTCTCGGTGCCCACGCCCAGGGCCTCAGCGGCGTGCAGCAACAAGGCGCGCTGAGCCTGGGCTTCGTCCGGCTGCGATTGTTGCAGGACCGAGGCCGGAAACACCCGCTCCGGCAAATCGTAAAGCCGCTCGAACCCGCGTCGTCCCGCCACCGTGACCTCGCCTGCGGCAAACAGCCATTCCAACGCATGTTTTTCAGCGCTCCAGTCCCACCAGGGCCCGGCCTTTTCTCGACGCGTGGAAAGGCTGCCCGCACCGATGGCGCCCTGCTCCCGGACCGAATCCAGCACGCGGCGAATGATGTCCTGGCGTTCACGACCGAAACGCGCCAATTGTTGGTAGATACCTTCGCCACGGGACGCACGGGCCATGCGCCAGCGCATCAGCGGGTACATCGACATCGGCAGCAGCGACGCTTCATGGCCCCAATATTCGAACAGCGTGCGGCGGCGTCCCCGGCTCCAGGCCGCTTGATCGAGCAAATCGGGGTTGTATTGACCTAGACGAGAGAACAGCGGGAGATAGTGCGAGCGCACCAATGCATTGACGGAATCGATCTGCAGGACGCCGAGGCGTTCGATCAGGCGATTGAGACGAGAGGGTTGGATCGAAGCCGACGCTGACCGCCCATCGAATCCTTGGGCGGACAACGCCAGACGCCGGGCCTGTTTGAGGGTAAAGGACAGAGTCGCGGGCATGGAGATCTCCTTGTCTGCTCGCAACCTACCTCACCGATAAGGGGTTTGTGTAGGGAAGGATGGCTCATTTGTGCATTGGGTCATCCCAAAATGGCCGAACCACTTCCTGTTCCACGTCGGCACGACTGACGCCGATGTCCTTGAGCGCCTCGTCGCTCATACCGGCAAGTAATTCGCGTTCATGGTGCAATTCGTACCAGCGACTAAACTTGTGCAACAGGGCGCTGACCGAGAAGCCGTGGGAGAGTTTTTCTATCAGTAGATAACCTTTCTGACCTTTCATCGTGATGTCCTCCGTTGGGGATGGCTCAAGTCTCGCGCTAACGCTAAGATCAATCCAACGAATGTTTCTTATGCAATACATCTCGGAGATTGATCAATTGTCGAGTTACCCGAGCATCGATACCGAAGTGCTGCGCACCTTTGTCGCCATCGCGGACCAGGGCGGCTTCACCCGTGCCGGTGAATTGGTCAATCGCACGCAATCGGCCGTCAGCATGCAGATGAAGCGGCTGGAAGAAGATGTATTGCAGCGGCGCTTGTTCGAGCGTGACGGACGCCAAGTCAAGCTCACCGCCGAAGGCCAGGTGTTGCTGGGTTACGCCCGACGGATCCTCAAGCTGCACAGCGAGGTGTTCAACACCCTGCGCGAGCCGCACATGGTTGGCACGGTGCGCATCGGTACGCCGGACGACTATGTGATGCGGTTCCTGCCGGGGATCCTGCAGCGCTTCGCCCAGTTCTATCCGTTGATCGAAATCGAAGTGCACTGCGAATCGTCCAAGCAGTTATTACTGCGCCAGGACCTGGACCTGTCCATTGTCACCCGCAAACCGGGGGACGAAATCGGCCAGTTGCTGCGCAAGGAACGTTTTGTCTGGGCCGAAGCGGCCTGCTTCAACGTTCATGAACAAACGCCGCTACCGCTGGCGATGTTCAACAGTGACTGTTTCTGTCGGCAATGGGCCTGCAACGCGCTGGATGCCATGGGCCGCGATTATCGAGTGGCCTACAACAGTTCGAGCCTGTCGGCACTCATGGCGGTAGTGGGCGCGGGCCTGGCGATCACCGCGCAACTTGAAAGCCTGCTGACCCCGGACATGCGTGTACTGGGCGAGGCCGAGGACCTGCCGGAACTGCCCGAGGCCAGCATCATGCTGATCCGCAACTTGCACAATCCGTCGCCGATCACCGAGTGCCTGGCCGAGCACATCGTCGAAGGCTTCAAACTTTAAGGGCGAGCAGCACCGCGCAGAGCACCAGGAACCCGCAGAACAGCCCGCGCAACAGACGCTCCGGCAAGGCGTGGGCGACCTTCACTCCCCAACTGATACTCAGCAGACCACCAACGGCCAGCGGCAGGCCGATGCTCCAGTCCACCTCATGGTGATAAGCGTAAGTGGCAAGGGTCACGCCGGTACTGGGCAAGGCCAGCGCCAGGGACAACCCTTGGGCAACCACCTGGGTGGTGCCGAACAGGCTGGTCAGGATTGGCGTCGCGACGACAGCTCCGCCGACACCGAACAGGCCCCCCATGGTGCCCGAGGCTGCCCCCAGCACACCGAGCCACGGCCAGCCATGACGCATCTCTGCCGAAGCCGGCGCGGTGGCGGCGAACATTCGGATGAAATTATAGGCAGTCAGGGCGATCAGGAACGCCACGAAACCGATGCGCATGTTTTGCGCATCAATGCCTACGGCCCAGATCGAGCCCAGCCAGGCAAAGCAAAACCCCATCGACGCGAGCGGCAGCACATGGCGCAACTCGATGCGATTGCGCTGGTGATATCGCCACAGCGCGAGCATCACGTTGGGGACCACCATCACCAGGGCCGTGCCTTGGGCCTGTTGCTGGTCAAGGCCGAACCAGACGCCCAGCACCGGAATGGCAATCAGCCCGCCACCAATCCCGAACAATCCCCCCAAGGTGCCCAAAGCGGCACCGAACAATATAAAAATCGCAAACTCGAACACAGACCACTCCCCCTTTATCAGGGTGCTTATCCTACGCAGTCAGCACCGGCGGGGAAACGGAGCATCGGGTCAGATCGTGCGAATTATCTAGCGCATTAAACATTCGTCCGCTAGATTTGTACCAATCATCGATTGAAGGTTCTGCCATGAGTACCCAGCGCAACACCCCCGAAGCTTGCGAAGCCCTGTTGCTCGACAACCAGGTCTGTTTTGCCTTGCACTCAACATCATTGCTGATGACCAAGGTCTACAAACCGCTGCTCCAGGCCCTGGGCCTGACATATCCGCAATACCTGGCGATGATGGTGTTGTGGGAAAAGGACGGCTTGACGGTTGGAGAAATCAGCACGCGCCTGCTCACCGACCCCGGCTCGCTGACGCCGTTACTCAAGCGCCTGGAGGCCGAAGGCCTGTTGAGCCGCACCCGCAGCCGTGAAGACGAGCGCGTGGTGATTGTCGAATTGACCGAACAAGGCCGCGCCCTGCAAGAAAAGGCCCTGGACATTCCTCAATGCATCCTCGCCGCCAGCGGCCAGACCCTGGAGCAGTTGAAGAAGCTGCAACTTGACCTGCAAGCGCTGCGTGGGCATTTGCAGGACAGCCTCTGACTGGCCCGTGTTCTAGCGCACTTGTTCGCGAACACAGCGGTACATCCAATATCCCCGCCAACTGCCCCTCCGTTATCGCGAGCAAGCTCGCTCCCGCAGGGTTGCTGGATGACGCGACCCTGCAAATACCCGTCAGCCAATGTAGGAGCGAGCTTGCTCGCGATAGCGGCTGCCCTTGCCTGCCTATCCTCGGTACAAACTTCGTTAGCATCATGAAACCCCTCTAGCCAGGGGCCTACACGCCTCTTCAGCTTATATATCAGCAATTTCTCGAAAATTTAGCTTGCGCGCAAAACATTAGCGCTATACATTCGCCTCACACCTACTTAGCGCGCAAACATTTAGCGCGAAACACCCACCCTGAAGCGAGGCTCTCATCATGCAAACTCTCAACACCGCAATCTCAACCTCCACCGGCGACCGTGATGGTCGTGCCATCTCCAGCGACAACATCCTCGACGTCAAGCTGACCACCCCAACTGTTTGACCAACCCGCACCTGACCCCGAACAAGGAGATATACATGAACACGCTCAGCAAAGCTTTGACCGGTACTCTTCTCGCCCTCAGCGTCGGCAGCGCTTTCGCCGACGACCTCGTGGAGCACAACACCCAGGCGTTTCTCGATGCCCTGAATGCCGGCACCGGCAAGCCTCTGGAACAGCTGTCGCCCAAGGATGCCCGCGCCGTACTGGTCGGGGCCCAGGCCGGGGTAAAACTGTCCTTGCCCAAGGCGGATGTCAGCGAGAAAACCATCCAGGTCGATGGCCAGCCGATCAACTTGACCATCGTGCGTCCGGCCGGGGTCAAGGGCGAATTGCCCGTGTTCATGTTCTTCCACGGCGGTGGCTGGGTGTTGGGGGACTTCCCGACCCACGAACGGCTGGTTCGGGATCTGGTGGCAGGCTCGGGGGCTGTCGCGGTATTCGTCAACTACACGCCTTCACCCGAGGCGCACTACCCGGTGGCGATCAACCAGGCTTACGCCGCAACGAAGTGGGTCGCCGAACATGGCAAACAGATCAACGTCGACGGCAAGCGCCTGGCCGTTGCGGGCAACAGCGTCGGCGGCAACATGGCGGCGGTCGTGGCACTGATGGCCAAGGACAAAGGTACGCCGGCGATCCGCTTCCAGGCGCTGTTGTGGCCGGTGACTGATGCGAGCTTCGAGACCGCGTCCTACAACCAGTTCGCCGAAGGGCACTTCCTCAGCAAGAACATGATGAAGTGGTTCTGGGACAACTACACCACCGACGCCGGACAGCGCAACGAGATCTATGCGTCTCCGCTGCGGGCCACCACTGCGCAGCTCAAGGGCCTGCCGCCCGCGCTGGTACAGACCGCCGAGGCCGATGTGCTGCGTGATGAAGGCGAAGCCTACGCCCGCAAACTCGACGCAGCCGGTGTGCCTGTCACAGCCGTGCGCTACAACGGCATGATCCATGACTATGGTCTGCTCAATGTGGTGAGCCAGGTGCCAGCGGTGCGTTCGGCCATGTTGCAGGCGTCCGAAGAGCTCAAGCAACATTTGAAATGATGGTGTCAGGCACAGCCTTTGCGGTGAGAAAGCTGCTGGGCAAGCCCTGAAATAAAAAAGCCCGACTCAAAGGTCGGGCTTTTTTCATACACAAGACTTCGCTTATTTAGCGCGGCCTTTGTAGGAGCCGCCTTCGCGGGTATCGATCTCGATCATGTCGCCGATTTCGATGAAGTCAGCTACCGACAGCTCGGTACCGTTCTTCAGTTTGGCAGGCTTCATCACCTTGCCGGAAGTGTCGCCGCGAGCCGAACCTTCGGTGTAGTCAACCTGACGCACGATGGTGGTCGGCAGTTCTACGGAAACCAGGCGCTCCTCGAAGAACACCGCTTCGCAGACGTCGGTCATGCCTTCTTCGATGAACGGCAGAACGGCCTCGATGTCTTCGGCGTTCAGCTCGTACATGGTGTAGTCAGTGGTGTCCATGAACGTGTAGGTGTCGCCGCTGATGAAGGACAGGGTCACTTCCTTGCGGTCGAGGATCACGTCATCCAGTTTGTCGTCGGCGCTGTAGACGATCTCGGTCTTGTAACCGGTCAGCAGGTTCTTCAGCTTGGTCTTCATGATCGCGCTGTTACGACCCGACTTGGTGAACTCAGCTTTCTGAACCAGCCAAGGATCGTTTTCGAGACGGATCACGGTCCCGGGTTTCAGTTCTTTACCAGTTTTCATTGCGAATATCCGAATTTGGATGGGATTTACAAAAATCTAGGCCGCGTATCATATCCAATTTACATAAAACTTCACCAGCGCCGCGGCAAGATCGGGTCGCGAGGCCTGTTCCAGACACCACGCCTGGGCATGTTCGGCCAGTTCCCGGTGCTGTTCGCGGGCGGCTTTCCAGTGCTCGGTCATGTCCTGGCCGGCATTCCAGGCGCGCCAGAGACCGTTGATCGCCTTTTGCGTCGCCTCCGGCAGTCCGTGGGTATACAGCCTGAGGAACGCCTCGAGTTTTTCCAGGTGGACGTCTTCCTCCTGCTGGTAGATGTGCCAGAGCAGTGGTCGGCCAGCCCACTGGGCGCGGACGAAGGAGTCTTCGCCACGCACGGCATTGAAATCGCAGCACCACAGAAGCTGATCGTATTGATCCTGCCGGACGAATGGCAGCACCTGAACGGTCAGGCGGCCACGTCGATGCACCGCTCCCGCTTTCAGGCCATCCACACCAAGCCAACGCCCAACATCGCCCAGCACCCGCCCTTCGGGAACCAGCACATGAAAGGCCTGGACATCGGCGGCCATGGCGTCGAACCAGCTGGCAAGCCCGGCGTTCTCGTAGGCAAAAAGCGAGATCAGGCAAGTATCCGGCGCCCGAACGACGCCCAATCCTTGCAGGAACATGCGTTGCGCCTCGGCATCCTGCTGGAATCGCTGACGACGTTCCAGCAGCCCCGCCTCGCGCAACAGGCCCCCTGTCCCCGGCTGGAAGCCTGGAAAAAAGAAATACTTCTGCACGTGTTTGTATTTGACCGACGGTAAGCCGTGGCAACCGATGACCCAGTCCTCAGCACTCAGATAGTCGAGGTTCATCCACAATGGCGCGGGTTGCCGTTCAGTCATCGCGTCCATGTAGGCACTCGGCAACTGGCAGGCGAATGCGGCGATCACCACATCGGCGGCCTCGGTGGACGGCCAGACTTGGGGCCAGTGACGCACGTTTACGCCCTGCTGCCACTGCTCGGAAAGGGTGATGTCGATTTCCGGGCACAGCCGTTCGAAGGCTCGCAAGTCGTCGACCCATAGCCGCACGGCGCATCCATGCTCGGCCACCAACTGACGCGCCAGGCGCCAGGTAACGCCAATGTCGCCAAAGTTATCGACGACGGTGCAAAAAATATCCCAGCGCACGGTCATTTCCGACTCCTTGTGGCAAAGGCCTGATTGTCCCGAATAACATGATCATGCAGAAGAGCCGACGGCGATTATTCTTCATGCGACAATCATCGCCATCCCATGACTCTGCCAGGAAGCAGCCATGCCTGATCACCCGCCAGCCCCGCGCCTCTCAGCCTTGCAACTGACATTCAGCATTGCCCTGGGCCTGTGGCTGGGGTTCCTCGCCATCGTCCTCACCGGCTGGCTGCTATCGAGATGGTTCCTCGCTGACCAACTGGCTCCGGTGGCTGCGGCCGTCCATCAGCTGGCACAACCGTCGGCGGTGCAACCGGCACCGGAGCCGCCGGCGCCAATGTTCGAGCAGTACCAGCAGAACCTGCAAAGGAACGAGCAGCGCCAGGCGCTGGAACAGGTGCGCAGTAATCCGCGCAACCTGTCCAACCCCAAGTGCCAGTTCTGGCTGCAACAGGACCAGAACGCGCCCAGCGACAAGAGCCGGGCCAATGTCCTGCAATTCTGCGAATAAACCATGAACAAACAGACCGTCCACCAATTGATTCTCGACAAGCTCAAGATTGATCTCGACATTGCCGAGCGCGCGGCGCAAACCGCGTACGAAACCGCGACCCACGAAGAAAACATCGCCGAGAACAAGTACGACACCCTTGGCCTGGAGGCGTCATACCTCGCCGCCGGGCAAGCCAGGCGCGTGGAAGAGATCCGTCAGGCGCTCGCCCTGTGCCAAGCCCTGCCGCTCAGGCCCTACGACGCGCAGCGCGGCATTACGGTCGGCACGCTGATAGGCCTGGAAGATGAGGATAGCCGCCAGCAATGGCTGTTCCTGGCTCCGGATGCGGCGGGGTTGAAAGTTTCGCTGGTAGGGCAACCGATCACGGTCATCACCCCTCGCTCGCCGCTGGGCCGGGGCCTGCTGGGCAAGTTCGAAGGGGATGAGGTGGAGATCGTGGTGGCGGGCGCCCGGCAACAGTTCGCTGTCACCGAGGCGATCTAGCAGGCTGGGACTTAGTGCACCGGAAGTTCGACACCGTCGAACAACTCTTCGAGTTCCTGCTTGTTGTGGCACTGGATGGCCTTGGCCATGACTTCGCGGGTCAGGTGCGGCGCGAATTTCTCGATGAAATCGCACATGAAACCACGCAGGAAGGTGCCGCGGCGGAAGCCGATCTTGGTCACGCTGGATTCGAACAGTTCGCTGGCATCCAGCACCACCAGGTCATTGTCGAGCTTGGTATCGACCGCCATTTTCGCCACGATGCCTACCCCCAGGCCGAGACGCACGTAAGTCTTGATCACGTCTGCGTCGGCGGCGGTGAACACCACTTTCGGGGTCAGGCCACGGTGGCTGAAGGCCTCGTCGAGCTTCGATCGGCCGGTGAAACCGAAGACGTAGGTCACGATCGGGTATTCGGCCAGGGCTTCGAGGGTCAGCTTCGGCAGCTTGGTCAACGGATGGCCCTGGGGCACGACGACGCAGCGGTTCCAGCGATAGCACGGCATCATCACCAGGTCCCCGAACAACTCCAGGGCCTCGGTGGCGATGGCGAAATCCACGGTACCGTCAGCGGCCATCTCGGCGATCTGCATCGGCGAGCCCTGGTGCATGTGCAGCGCCACGTCCGGGTATTGCTTGATGAAATTGCTGATCACCGGAGGCAGCGCATACCGTGCCTGGGTGTGGGTGGTGGCGATCGACAGGGTGCCCTTTTTCTCGTTGGAGAACTCCTGGGCGATCTGCTTGATGCTTTCGACTTTGCGCAGGATCTCGCCAGCCGTGGTGATGATCCGCTCCCCGGCCGGAGTCACGCGAGTCAGGTGCTTGCCGCTGCGGGCGAAGACTTCCACGCCCAGTTCGTCTTCCAATAGACGGATCTGCTTGCTGATGCCGGGTTGCGACGTATAAAGGCTTTGGGCAGTAGCGGAAACGTTGAGGTCGTGGTGCGCCACTTCCCAGATGTAGCGCAGTTGTTGAAGCTTCATATGTATCCCTCAAAGCAGTTGGACGCCACGGGCATCAGCGACGGTATATAACTATATGGAAGGTTATGACAATAAATCTAGAACTTTTTATAAAAAGCCATCATTTAGCCTCACGCCTCTCCCTGGCGTCGACGTTGCATCAGCGGCACCAGATAGACTGGCACACGGGATAACTGCAATACCCGTGCAGCGGTCCGACCCAAGGGGGTCTCGCCGCTTGCCCCTTGGCAATGACTGCCTACGATCAGCAAATCGACGGAGAGTTTCGCCGCCTGCTCCAGAATGACCTGGGAAGGATCACCCTGGTAAACCCTGACCGATTTGATCAGCTTCAAGTCCTGCTGCCCCTCTCCCAGCTCCTCACGAAAGCTGTCGAGCACTCGCTGCTCGATATTGGCCATTACCGTATTCAGACCCTGGCGATGAAATTCGTTCAGCGCCTGCTCGTCGAGATAACTCTGCAACACCGATTCGGCGAACAGCCCCATCGGTTCTACCGCATGCACCACATACAACTCGGCTTCAAACGTCCGTGCCAACGCCAAGGCATGCTGCATCACATAAGGGGCGTAAAGTCCCAGGTCTGTGGCGTACAGCATCGAACGAATCATGTGACCTCCTCGCGTGCCAAGATGGCGGAGATTGATTCAGCTTAGCAGTGCCTTGGAGAGTGCGGCGTGCGGTGTAACGTCCCGAACCACGGGCACTAAGGCTTGACTTCGTTACTGATGCCATGGGGCACATGACCGGTGGCGACCACCTCGCGAGCCAGTTCGCAATGACCGGTCTGGTCGTCGAAAAAAACGTCGGCGGCGAACGCTTCAAGGAAGGCTGATTTGGTCAGGCCGCCGAGAAACAAAGACTCGTCCAGACGGATATCCCATTCACGCAGCGTCCGGATCACCCGCTCATGGGCCGGAGCCGAACGGGCCGTGACCAGCGCCGTGCGAATGGGGCAGGCGTCCTCGGGAAACTCGCGCTGCAACGCATTGAGCGCCGCAAGGAAGCCCTTGAATGGCCCGCCTCGCAGCGGTTCGCGAGCCGCCTGACGCTCGCTGGCCTGGAACGCTTCCAGGCCGCCGGCCTGATAGACACGCTCCGATTCATCGGAAAACAGCACCGCATCGCCATCGAAGGCAATGCGCAGTTCCTCGCTGGCGGCGCGGCTGGCCCCACCCGACAAGATAGTCGCCGCGGCAAACCCCGCGTCCAAGGCACTGCGCACGTCTTCAGCATGGGTGGACAAAAACAGGTCGCAGCCGAACGCCTTGAGGTAGGGATAAGGACTGCGACCGCCGACGAACGCTGCCCGCGAGATCGCCAGGCCGTAATGGTGAATCGAGTTGAAAACGCGAAGGCCGGTGTCGGCGCTGTTGCGCGAAACCAGGATCACCTCGACCCGGGCACGCCCCAGGTGCTCGTTGAGGTTC
Encoded proteins:
- a CDS encoding spermidine synthase encodes the protein MTEERDERLLAEVHDEFGMIRVFEVADYRFLEFGDAIEQSCVFTADPSWLEYDYTRAMLIGALCHEQPESALFLGLGAGTLTQACLKFLPLEDVEAIELRPDVPRLAIEYLGLDDDPRLYIRVGDALELLETAESADLIFVDLYTDVGPGVGHLAWGFLENCQKRLNPGGWLVINQWATDDGKPLGAALLRGLYHRHYWELPVKEGNVILIVPADLDQMLDLQGLVARAEALAPRLGYSLQSLIKAIRPAT
- a CDS encoding class II 3-deoxy-7-phosphoheptulonate synthase; translated protein: MSQPWSPDSWRALPIQQQPRYPDAAHLLQVEQTLASYPPLVFAGEARELRRQFAEVTQGRAFLLQGGDCAESFAEFSAAKIRDTFKVLLQMAIVMTFAAGCPVVKVGRMAGQFAKPRSANDETIDGVTLPAYRGDIVNGIGFDEKSRVPDPERLLQSYHQSTATLNLLRAFAQGGFADLHQVHKWNLDFIANSALAEKYSHLADRIDETLAFMRACGMDSSPQLRETSFFTAHEALLLNYEEAFVRRDSLTNDYYDCSAHMLWIGDRTRQLDGAHVEFLRGVNNPIGVKVGPSMDPDDLIRLIDVLNPDNDPGRLNLIARMGANKVGDHLPPLLRAVQREGRQVLWSSDPMHGNTIKASSGYKTRDFAQILGEVKQFFQVHEAEGTYAGGIHIEMTGQNVTECIGGARPITEDGLSDRYHTHCDPRMNADQSLELAFLIAETLKQVRR
- a CDS encoding winged helix-turn-helix domain-containing protein, with translation MPATLSFTLKQARRLALSAQGFDGRSASASIQPSRLNRLIERLGVLQIDSVNALVRSHYLPLFSRLGQYNPDLLDQAAWSRGRRRTLFEYWGHEASLLPMSMYPLMRWRMARASRGEGIYQQLARFGRERQDIIRRVLDSVREQGAIGAGSLSTRREKAGPWWDWSAEKHALEWLFAAGEVTVAGRRGFERLYDLPERVFPASVLQQSQPDEAQAQRALLLHAAEALGVGTEKDLRDYFRLDPADSRGRLAELEEAGELLRCEVQGWKQPAWCRPAAKIPRKVAASALLSPFDSLVWERSRTERLFDFRYRLEIYTPAHKRVYGYYVLPFLHNERIAARVDLRAERALGRLAVHAVHEEEPGLDEEGVQALAINLRRMADWLGLERVQLNCQRVGGVRLALALAQIGGD
- a CDS encoding DUF1127 domain-containing protein translates to MKGQKGYLLIEKLSHGFSVSALLHKFSRWYELHHERELLAGMSDEALKDIGVSRADVEQEVVRPFWDDPMHK
- a CDS encoding LysR substrate-binding domain-containing protein yields the protein MSSYPSIDTEVLRTFVAIADQGGFTRAGELVNRTQSAVSMQMKRLEEDVLQRRLFERDGRQVKLTAEGQVLLGYARRILKLHSEVFNTLREPHMVGTVRIGTPDDYVMRFLPGILQRFAQFYPLIEIEVHCESSKQLLLRQDLDLSIVTRKPGDEIGQLLRKERFVWAEAACFNVHEQTPLPLAMFNSDCFCRQWACNALDAMGRDYRVAYNSSSLSALMAVVGAGLAITAQLESLLTPDMRVLGEAEDLPELPEASIMLIRNLHNPSPITECLAEHIVEGFKL
- a CDS encoding sulfite exporter TauE/SafE family protein, whose product is MFEFAIFILFGAALGTLGGLFGIGGGLIAIPVLGVWFGLDQQQAQGTALVMVVPNVMLALWRYHQRNRIELRHVLPLASMGFCFAWLGSIWAVGIDAQNMRIGFVAFLIALTAYNFIRMFAATAPASAEMRHGWPWLGVLGAASGTMGGLFGVGGAVVATPILTSLFGTTQVVAQGLSLALALPSTGVTLATYAYHHEVDWSIGLPLAVGGLLSISWGVKVAHALPERLLRGLFCGFLVLCAVLLALKV
- a CDS encoding MarR family winged helix-turn-helix transcriptional regulator yields the protein MSTQRNTPEACEALLLDNQVCFALHSTSLLMTKVYKPLLQALGLTYPQYLAMMVLWEKDGLTVGEISTRLLTDPGSLTPLLKRLEAEGLLSRTRSREDERVVIVELTEQGRALQEKALDIPQCILAASGQTLEQLKKLQLDLQALRGHLQDSL